AAATAGTTTTAGATTCTTGCCATAGGAAACCAAAAAAGTTTTGAGGATACCTCATTTCAGGCTATCAAACAGAAGTTTATAGTTTTCCTGATGAAACAAAATCAAACTCTGCTACCCTTAGTGATCCACATGATTTTCATATATGCACTTAAATAGTGCATTATGTTTTATTGCAACAAAAAGACACACCACACCTGTAGAGCAAACTATCAGCTACTGAACTACATGTTATTAAAGTTCTGATATGTCAGCCCTGCTAACTTTGAAGCGTTCTTGCGTGGGATCAATGTTGAACTGGTAATGTTTGggtaagataaaaaaaatatttttataagccAAAACGCATTTTACAATTAATGATGGACCCTACTATTGGAGGACTCATCAGGTTGAACCTACACTAACTTCCACTAGAAAAAGTAGTTCCGTAGGAAGTCCAACTGATCGTgaatgatcaaaatgagcttttgTTAGTTTGGTGAATGCTCTTGCTAAATTCTTCATTGCTATTAACTTTTTCATGTATCATCGCAGAACTATCGGAGCATATGAATGGAAAAGCTTCATACTGATTAAAATTTGCTCGATTTTCTCCCATCAAGCATCTGCGGGCAGAAAATACTATTTCTCAATATGTAAGTGTAGAATCATAGGCACCAATACTAAGTGCAGAGAGCCTCTACGATTAATTTGTCGGAAACTTTACCTAAAGAGGCATTTATGTGTTTTTCTCGTGgtttttttatttaatcttaTGTATAAAGACTCAAATTAATGTAAAGATGATATTCCTGCATTGTCACTGTGAAAGTCTATATAGTTCTGATTCTAAGATACAAAAAAGTGATTTACAAATTATTGTTATTGGGCCCATGCTGGCACGGGCACTTACATCTAGTAGTAAGAGATCAACGATATTTACTCATCAAATGTTGTTCCAAGCAAAGGAATTATGGACTCTAATTATAGAATAGGGAACCCAGATAATTACAACTCTTagaattatcaaaattctttttttaaaatcattacAACTCTTAGAAttattaaattcttttttttaattattacaaCTCCTAAAATGATTAAAACTCTCTCCAACTATAATATGATCTTATTTCTAAAAGAATATACCGAACCCCAAACTTTAACTAAAAGATGACAACAATAGATCAACAGTAAAAAGGTAGTAAATAATGCTATATGTTTCAGCTACATCATTCTCCCTCCGTTGAGAATGCTTGACACCTATGAGTGAGACAGTGTTACAACTCTCCAAGATTAGTACTAATGGAAAGAAACTCATCCTTTTTAGTGCAGACTCCTTGaggtagtggtagtggtagtggtaaGGTTTTCGTACATTCTGCCCTCCCCAGACGAAatttcactggatatgttgttgttgttgttcttacaTCCATTAAATAAGATACCAGTATAAACCACCAATTCAACACAAAAAACATATCGCAAGTAAAACAACATAAAAACTAATTCCAACATAACTAATAAAGCCTATTAAGAACTATTCTTATACACCCTACCAAATACGAAAAGAAGGCATAACTATGCACACTATCCCAAAGATTTAAATTTGCCAGcaaaaatcaaaattgaaatgaaagaaATACCTCAAATTCATCAGGAAGCTCATATTGGTAATTTTCAACAGGGTCAAAACGTCGATTCTTCCTGGACTCCTCTTCAGCAACTCCTTCCTCATACTCATACAAGTCATTAACAGCATCATCAGAACCAATATCTTCGTCGTCAGAATCTGTATACCTTTTGGGTAACTGGAGCTCCTTTAACATAGCATTAGGCAAACGGGGACCCACCCTTTTCCTTCTACCATCTTTTCCTTCACTTGaacctttatttttcttgttgaAATCTCTTCCTTTGTTTTGTCTGTGTCCTTCTCTGGTTTTTCTCTTCGTCCCCGCCATCACTGCAGATCGATTACCGGAAAAAGATATCCCGCGCCGCCGGTAAGACAGGCTTTGAAGGACAGAAGGAGTAAAAATGTTTGAGGCCAAGTGCGGCCAAAGGAAGGGAAAGGGTTTAGTTAAAAacaagtattatttttttagtttcgGAAGTTGAAGCAGGCACCTCTCCGCAGGGGtattttcagaaaaaaaaaaaaaaaaaaatataacaaaaaaatttagttctattttaatttaggcataatacataaattggaCCAGGcttcaaattttaagtataaagcGGTTTAGCAGCTACTTGAAGAAGACCAATATGAAGGAACTTAAATTCCTTCTGTTATCTATAGATATCATTAGCAATTAATAACTTGATTGTTTCAAGGCAATTGTTAATAGCAATAGTAGACTCACATgtcttaatattatattttttaaagagtgAAAAAATTCCTAGTTGGTAAATCTTTTCTAAAGGTTCTTTTGGAATAGACCAGTTTTGCAAATCATTTTCTACCTTAGAGATAGACAAATTAACGTTATTGACAGTATACTGATGATTATTCATTTAAGAAGGGATgcctttgattatattatgcaAGATGATAAATGAATAGCAATAGTAAGTTCTTAAGGAGGTTATGAACaaattataaaacatatatttcTAAGTCTGAAAGCATAATTATGGAATTATAACGAGGGTATTATATTAAGGATTTTGGATTTTACAAGAGTTCGTCAAATAAACTACCTTACAGTCTAAAACGCCTATCATCGGCTAAACGACTGTCTGTCGACATCGGAACTATTTGACAAAATCTACACCTCACCTTAATCACCAGAAATAATCtccatacatatgaatttaGACTAAGAGACTTATGTATTATAATTGGGACATAACAATACTAAGAACTAGTTATTACTAAAATTTATCAAAGCATAAATATAATCTAGGCAAAGATTATTTAGCTATGCATGGCTAGTAAATACAGCAacatggctctgataccataaaACGGATCGTAGATACTGTAAGTAAATATTGAGTACAACAGAGTAGACTTACTGGAATAACAGAGCTGAATGATTTATTGATAAAGCGAAAGCATTACAAACATGATTACAGATGAGCAAGACTAAGAGAAATTTGTAGTGTAAATTTTCTGATGCCTTGTAATGAAATGATAATCCAAAAGGCCTTCTTCTGATTAGCTGCTGCGGATTACCTTATCTTTAGGAGGGGTCCATTGGTTGGTGGACGTCTATCTTCAGGGGTCCACTTCTTTTGAGTGGTCAAAAGCTTGTCGGGAGCTTGCCTTCTTTTCCGAATAAGTTAAATAACTTTCGGTGTAGTGGGGTCCATTCTGATTAAATCAAAAGATATTCCATCTCTTTTAGAGATTCATCTTTTCTTCCATAATAATTCTGATACTTTGTATCTCTATTTGGAAGACTAATTATTCCGTGTTTTAAAACACTCAATTAGGATTTTAATCAAATGGATTTAGATAGGCCCTGACAATTCCTTTGGGATTTAACATGTCCCCATTGTCGTCACTTTGAGATGAGGCTTCTTCAAGAAGCTGAAGGACTTCGTCTTCATTACTATTTTCCAATTCTGATAAAGCCTTTTCCTCTAATTTTTATAGTGCACAAATAGGCACTTGAACTATCCAtttcttaaacaaaaaaaacaagtgAATTCAATAGCCAAAATGTGTGATATACAACCGCTCCCACATGAATTTTTGAATCACTCAGTGGCTGCTAcgtaattaaaaaatttacatgtattttacaattaaaaaaagaaattaaataaaatgggattttgatttgaataaataaataaatatatttatatatatatataagagattcattaaggataaaattgtCATTTCTGCTTTTTTTTACAGTTGTGGGCCTCGAAAATTACATTTGATGCACTTGCATTACATCTCAATCACGCATTTTGTGAGGTTGGATTCGCGCgtttttttgtttaaaaaagGGATAATTGAAGTGCATATTTGTGCATTATGAAAGTTGGAGCTCGTACTTAAAATTTGAAGTCAAGTTTAGGggtcaatttatttattatgcctttaatttaattagtgtattactttttcaaaattatgaAATCTGCTTTAAATTTGGCCTttagttttaaatttatatCCTTTTAGTTGtagatttattattttgaatgtcGTTAATATTTATGTAAACTTTAAAACTAAGTTGATCCGATACAGTCCAACATAAAATTGGTGTATCTACCAAACTATGAAACTTCTACGGTTTCACTGCCCCAATCTGAAACTTCTAGCCATGTGATTTCAGATGATAATGCTGAGAAAGCAATACAACAAATCTGGATTAATCGACCTGATGGATTGCAGAGGATGGTTAAACAAATCTGACTTATGCTTGAaacattatcataaaaatagattCAAATTGAACTTCAACAAGCTTATGCACTTTGCGGTACTTGCAGAAATATTTCATATAATGCGATTGCCCGATACTGGCATTTTAATGTCATCAAGCTATACTATAGTTATTACTAGGTAATGCAACATTTGTATTTTATTAGTTATATCTCCTAAAACGCTCCATCTTTCGTTATCGAGTATGAAACTACCACCTAGATTGCACCTACAACTTCTTCTATGAGGTCCTCTATCAACAATTCCTCAATGTCCTTAACTATCAGATCCATGTCATCCTTGAGTTCTAGCCAATGCATCTCTTCCACAACGTTAGCAGGTGTGTCTGCGTTTGCAGGTTCTTCTTGGCTTCTCAGCAGTTGATGCAGAATGTTTTTCATCCCATAAGTCTGCCACTTCCAGTTAATACCCTCTATTGGCTTCACCCAAGGGCAAGGATCGACGTACTTCCTAAGAATCTCCAGTAGACACAAGTTTATACGGTCAAACAGCAGCCTCCTTTCGTACCTTGGTTCAGTTGTTTCATCGATGTACTTCTTCTCAAGATTGTCGAAAATCCAGGGACTCAAAGGACACTCCAGAGTGTGGCAAGATGTTACGAATGTATCAGGGTCGGATGCCTTCAACCCAGAGTCAGTTAGCACATCCAATATGTAAGAAGATTGCCAGCTTTGGGACCTTAAACTACAATTGTCTTCAAAGGACTCAACCTCGTCATCACTTACTACTACATCAGCATAAGGCTCTGACTCCATCTTGAGGAGCTTCAGTTGCATCCGAAGCCCTGGTGAGAACAGAAGTATGTAAATACATAATTTGACAAACATAATGTACTAAAACTTCAtaataacaacagcaacaacaacacgCAATAATACTCCAATAATGATAAGAACGTCAATAAGGGCTCAAATACTAGAGCTGTCATCAAGCAAAGCACTTCGATTGCAGAAGAGATCAGAAGTAATATGTCGCAAATAATTGTTTAACATCGTCAAGAAATCACACTTACCATTAAGTTCAGCACTGACTCTCTCAAAGCATTCTGAACCGGAAGACGCATCTTCTGTAAAAGGAACCTCCAAAACAGAAGGTGGACTAGGATGATCAGCCTCCTTGGAGCTTACTGATGATTCAGGTTCAGGTACAGGATACTCCAAAACAGAAAGAGGACTAGGATGATCAGCCTCCTTGGAGCTTGATGATTCAGGTTCAAGTGCAGGATACTCCAAAACAACAGAAGCTGCTGCAGATGATGGTGGTGATGGTTCTGGAAGTGCTTCCTACATAACAGAAAGCTCCACAATAAGATAAGTATGACTTGAAACTCTTGAAAACATAGGTAGAGATGTATCGTAAACATATACTCCCTCTGTCTCATTTTATGTGCCACCCTTTCCTTTTTAGTACGTCCTAATAAGAATGTCACCTTACTATAATTAGAAACAATTCAgctttaaaaattcatttttatccttaataaaatgatttacaaccacacaaatatctaaggattgttttagaccacaaatttcaaaagtcttcccttttttcttaaacacagTGCCAAGTCAAACAgtgccacataaaatgggacGAGGGGAGTAACTAATAAATCCTTGGTATTTTAAAGACCTAATTATCAAACTCTGCAGTCTGCCAACCCCTTTTGGTGCAAGCTCAGTGCTCACTGAAGCAACTAATGAAACTGTCCATCTCATTGTAAACACCGTAGAAACAAAAAGCAGACATCCTTTTACTCCAAGGATTAACCATTCATCTATTTCCATAGAACATAACAGTAGGCAAATTTTACCCCAAAAAGTATGTTTTGAGTGCCATTATTACACGTGCATTCAGCACAACGAGCATATGCAGTGCGTGACATTTTATTACATGTGCATTTGGTACACTTTACATACCATACCAGCAAGACAAGCTTTTCAAATTGATCCAAGCAAGAAAGGTTCTGCATGAAGTTAATAGGCAAGATGGTAACCACAGTATATAAAGTTACTTCTTGATGAATTAGTATTATGCAATGGCAAAGAAAAAGAGGCAGCTAACACGCAGTTcagaaaaaatacaaaagatGCAAATGCTTTACACATGAAAGCTGATGCAGAGAAAGCCATCTAACTACCATCCTCTCACAATGATAAACTTAAAAAACAGAATGTCTCACAGACTAAAGCGGAAGGCAGGTGTATCAATTCCTTCTAGAACAATGAAACAAAAATCTACCATATATAGTCATTGCTTAATACTATCAGAGTAGTCAACTAGAAATTCTCGAAAAGCACATCATTATGAAATTTTCCAGCTAGAACCCATAAATTTTCTGTCTCAATATTACTGAATAGGGAAGATGCACTTAGTGCTGGCCATGCTACTTAACCAAGTAGTCATTGTGGCCATTTCTGAAAGCAGTAATGTCAGAGGAATGGGTGCCAAATGAGGAAACTTCACCAACAATCACTGCAACATTTTTATGAAGATTCTAAAACACTACTAGCAAACTTATCGTCAAACCAAAAGCACATCAGTTACCAAGTCAAAGTCAAGATAAACAAGGCAGTCCAACAGGTCTACAGCTAGTGAGAAAGAACAAAAGTAATATGCCCACTATGCTTAAATGGATATACATGTGAAATTACACAAAATGCAAAACATCTACAAGAGAACTAACAAACCTGTAGAATTGACACCTCTTGGTTAAGAGGAGAAGCACTGCCACATTCCGCAGGTAGCTTCCGAAGCATCTCAACAGAATATTCTGAAGACAGGGTAATACTCTCGGTTTCAGCATCATCTGAAGCATTAGTATAACTCAAGCCATCTGCAGTAGGCACATGAGAAGCTAAAGACAGCTTCTCAGATAGGTTCTCTTCTAGGTTCATATCAATTCTCTGGCGTAGCTTGCCTTTTGACGAGTAGTCACTACCAAGTCGACAGGAATGCAGCTTCTTTTTGCTGGATCTAGAGTCTTTGGATAAGAATTCATCTCTCAAATTCAGCATACCATCCAATGACCTACTTCTGCGATGATTTACAGGCTCTTTGGAAATTGAGTGTTGCTTATTAGAAAAAACTTCCCGCCGTGCTCTGGTTCTATGCTTTTTGCTGCAAAAAGGTGGAGAAGTTGATCTGTATCCTGATGAATCATTAATGCATACATCCTTCCAGCCATCTCTGCTACTAATACCCAACGGGAAATCCCATTCAGTAGTTCTTTTCCTGCCACCAGGTTCGTTAGTGGCTTCTTCAACGTGCACCATGGTATCACAATTCGTTCCCCCATCAGGTAACGAAAGCATTTCACCAAGTGTACTACTCTTACCAGCCATTTCAAAGTCCTGATAATATTGAGTCATCTTCCACCTCTCAGACAACCTCTTCTTTGCCTCCCTGCCCACTGATGATTCAGAACCTAGAGATGAAGATTTTTTCAGATTACCCCTACAAGATGACTTCCTACCAGACAAAGTTGTAATGTCTGACTCACCGGTCGAATCACTTTCATAAACATCACAAGAACTTTCATCTCCAGCATATCCTTTAACACCAGAACCTCTAAAATATGCATCCCTACCATCAAAAGGCCCAAAAGAGTCTCGCATCCGCCTCGTAATTTCCCTTGCAATATCTCTTGCTTCATTTGACTTGGGCCTTGAGATCCCCATATTCTTGGATGAATTCTTCTCTTCCTCTGCTCCGGCTCCCCCAGGTGAAGCACGATGATATTGTGCATGCTTCCTCACGTCAGGGTGATATGGAACAGAAGTAAGATCATTTTGTGTTATCCCAAGGTTTGGCTTCAGAACAACAATTCTTGTTGGTAGAATGTTTTCCTCCTTTCCTTCAGAAAGAACCGGAGAGGACTTTTGGGAATTATGTCCACTATGACGATGCTGTGACTGGAGTAAGAGACCATCAAGGCGCTCTTTCTGCAAGCTGATGCTTTGTTTACATGAACCGCCTCTAACAGATTTGGAGGATTTGGCACTGCCTTCATATTTCACAGAATTTGATGGCTTTAAAACTGCTATGTGACTGCACGTAGAACTAGCAGTGTCAACTTGCAGATCCTGCAAGTGCTTCACAAACAAGGAATCTGGTTCCTGAAGATACTTTAACAATAATTCCTTATTTGAATCAAGCGCCTCAAGAGTGTCATTAAATTCTTTTGAGTTCTGAAACCTTTCATCAGTTGAAAGACGTTTTGCATCCATAAACTTCTGTTGTATAAGTGCCATATCAGAAGTCGCATATCTTCCAGTTTCATTCCATCTTGATGAATGACGACGGTTGGCAACATGTGATGCTTCCAAATCCTCATACACATCCTTGAATTCTTGGTGCTCCATGGAGCTTCTTTTACTTGATTGTTCATCGAATAGTTGCTTCCTCCTTCTTGGATCTATCTGCTCATTTCTATGTTGGCAGCTGTCTGAAAACCTTCTCTGTTGTCTACCAATATTCTGCGGAGATGGCATCCCTTCGAGACCCATTAATTTGGCAACAATGCTTGGCGGCCTTCTCTTTGATTCACCTTCTTTTGCCATTTCTTCTGCAAGTAACTTCTTAATTGGTGTCCCAGTTACTCGTTTGGAAGAGCTCTTCCCTAAATCAAGCATAATCTACAGATGGAAAATATTTAATGAATGTCAGTTAAAACTATTATTTAATGATGGATAATTAACCATAGTATGctaatttatatatacaaattgGCTCACCATATCTCCCCTAGTAGTTTCATCACAGTAGGAACGAGAATTGAGATTCACTTTTGGTGTAGCAACCTGTTTCTGAACTAGTTT
This DNA window, taken from Solanum dulcamara chromosome 3, daSolDulc1.2, whole genome shotgun sequence, encodes the following:
- the LOC129882197 gene encoding uncharacterized protein LOC129882197 — its product is MEKSRHRKSRSASGIMEGSKLVQKQVATPKVNLNSRSYCDETTRGDMIMLDLGKSSSKRVTGTPIKKLLAEEMAKEGESKRRPPSIVAKLMGLEGMPSPQNIGRQQRRFSDSCQHRNEQIDPRRRKQLFDEQSSKRSSMEHQEFKDVYEDLEASHVANRRHSSRWNETGRYATSDMALIQQKFMDAKRLSTDERFQNSKEFNDTLEALDSNKELLLKYLQEPDSLFVKHLQDLQVDTASSTCSHIAVLKPSNSVKYEGSAKSSKSVRGGSCKQSISLQKERLDGLLLQSQHRHSGHNSQKSSPVLSEGKEENILPTRIVVLKPNLGITQNDLTSVPYHPDVRKHAQYHRASPGGAGAEEEKNSSKNMGISRPKSNEARDIAREITRRMRDSFGPFDGRDAYFRGSGVKGYAGDESSCDVYESDSTGESDITTLSGRKSSCRGNLKKSSSLGSESSVGREAKKRLSERWKMTQYYQDFEMAGKSSTLGEMLSLPDGGTNCDTMVHVEEATNEPGGRKRTTEWDFPLGISSRDGWKDVCINDSSGYRSTSPPFCSKKHRTRARREVFSNKQHSISKEPVNHRRSRSLDGMLNLRDEFLSKDSRSSKKKLHSCRLGSDYSSKGKLRQRIDMNLEENLSEKLSLASHVPTADGLSYTNASDDAETESITLSSEYSVEMLRKLPAECGSASPLNQEVSILQEALPEPSPPSSAAASVVLEYPALEPESSSSKEADHPSPLSVLEYPVPEPESSVSSKEADHPSPPSVLEVPFTEDASSGSECFERVSAELNGLRMQLKLLKMESEPYADVVVSDDEVESFEDNCSLRSQSWQSSYILDVLTDSGLKASDPDTFVTSCHTLECPLSPWIFDNLEKKYIDETTEPRYERRLLFDRINLCLLEILRKYVDPCPWVKPIEGINWKWQTYGMKNILHQLLRSQEEPANADTPANVVEEMHWLELKDDMDLIVKDIEELLIEDLIEEVVGAI